A region from the Lycium barbarum isolate Lr01 chromosome 8, ASM1917538v2, whole genome shotgun sequence genome encodes:
- the LOC132608059 gene encoding uncharacterized protein LOC132608059 → MIGNVAPASETQIAPISGNSSSTEIINSSHPFFIAPSDSPGALLVNTVFDRKSFGGWKRAMWIALTAQNKSCFIDGSTAEPEYGSDLHAAWSRSNMMVISRLLNSLSRDISESVLYYATAKDIWTELEARYGQSSRARLYQLQKELSDLVQGASDVVAYFTKIK, encoded by the coding sequence ATGATTGGAAATGTTGCTCCTGCTTCTGAAACTCAAATTGCTCCTATTTCTGGAAATTCTTCTTCTACTGAGATCATAAACTCATCCCATCCTTTCTTTATTGCACCTTCTGATTCACCAGGTGCTCTTCTAGTTAACACTGTATTTGATAGGAAAAGTTTTGGTGGATGGAAAAGGGCTATGTGGATAGCTTTGACTGCTCAAAACAAATCATGCTTCATTGATGGGTCCACTGCTGAGCCTGAATATGGATCTGATCTACATGCTGCTTGGTCTAGGTCCAACATGATGGTAATTTCTAGATTATTGAACTCTCTTTCTAGGGATATATCTGAAAGTGTTTTGTATTATGCTACTGCTAAAGATATTTGGACTGAGTTAGAGGCCAGATATGGACAAAGTTCTCGGGCTAGACTCTATCAGCTTCAAAAGGAATTAAGTGATCTGGTTCAAGGTGCATCTGATGTTGTTGCTTATTTTACCAAAATCAAATGA